A window of Variovorax paradoxus EPS genomic DNA:
ACTCCGCGGCGGCCAGCTTCTTCGGCAAGGGGCACGGCACGCGGGGCTTCCACTCGAAGAGCTGGTGGAGCGGGCCCGAGTACGCGCCGTTCCTGGACTACGTGCAGCGCTACGAACAGAACAACATCTTCATCACGATGGACAGCGATCCGCGGTCCAACTTCATGCACTGGTTCTCGTTGTTCCGCGCCGATCCGGACGCGCACTGCAAGCCGGAGGAGGTGGACCTCCTGGCGAGCCTCTCGCCGCACCTGATGCAGGCGCTGGCATTCAACCGCATCGTTCACCTGGACCGGCTGGAGTCCGGCACGCAGGCGGCGTCCGGCTCGGCCATCGGCGACCTGCGCGGCGTGCTCTATCACGCCGACAACTTCTTCGAGACGACGCTGAAGACGGAGTGGCCCTCATGGCGCGGGCGCACGCTGCCCGATGCGCTGCTCAAGCACTTTCTGCGTGGCGAAGCGCCTTACAGCGGGCATGCGATCGTGGTCACGCACCGGGTAGAGCAGCGCCTGCTGTTCCTGAAAAGCCGCATGCGCTGCCGCGCCGACAGCCTCACGCCGCGCGAGCGCACGATCGCCGAACTGCTGGCGCGCGGCGATACGCACAAGGACATCGCCGGCATCCTGAGCCGCTCGCCGGCCACGGTGCGCAACCACATCCAGTCGATCTACGACAAGCTGCAGGTGTGCAACGTGGCAGGGCTCATCCACGAGTTGCGGCTGGCGGGCTGACCCCGCCGCCTTTCTTCACTTCGGCCGGACCGCGTCCGCCGTCCCCTGAATGAACGCCTTGATGCTCTCGATGTCCTCCCCCGAGAGCTTGCCGGTGAAGTCGGGCATGCCGCGCGCCATGGCGGGACCCTTCAGGATGAACTTGTCCAGGTTCTCGATGTAGGCCGAATCCATGTAGCCGAGGTTCGGGATGTTGCCGCCGCGGTCCACGCCCGGCACGCCGTGGCAGAAGACGCAGTTGCTCACGTAGAGCATGGTGCCGGCCTGGACCTTGGCCGGGTCGTACTTCACGCCCTGCACCAGCTTGCTCATGCGGTACTGCACGAAGTCCGGCATCTTGGCGGTGCCGCCGACCGCGAAGGTGTAGACCGTGCCCGGCCCCTGCTTCTCGGTGGCGCGCTGCGCAAGGCCGTACACGCCGCCCCAGCCCACGGCCACCGACACGTACTGCTTGCCGTCCACCATGTACGTCGACGGTGCCGCGACCACGCCGGTGCCGGTGGGCGTTTCCCACAGCTTCTCGCCGGTCTTCGCGTTGTAGGCGAGAAGCCGCCCGTCGGCCGTGCCCTGGAACACGAGGTTGCCCGCGGTGGTGAGCGTGCCGCCGTTCCAGGGCGAGGCGTAGTCGACGCCCCATGCTTCCTTCTGCGCGACCGGGTCCCAGGCGACGAGGCGGCCGAAGGGCTTGCTCTTGGGCGGCTCGGCGTTGGCGAACATGCCGGTGTTCCAGCCCAGCGCCGCATGCGGACGGCCCGGGGCGTTTTGGTCGAACTTCCAGTCCTTGTCGTCCATGAGGTTGAGCGGCACATGCTGCGCCGGCAGGTAGGCCAGGCCAGTCTGCGGGTTGAACGACATCGGGTGCCAGTTGTGCGCACCGAAGGGGCCGGGGATGCTGTCGCCGGGCTTGGTGTTCTCGCGCGCGGCGGCGATCTCGATGGGCCGGCCGTTCTTGTCGTAGCCGGAGGCCCAGTTCACCTCGACGAAGTTCTTCGCCGAGATGAACTTGCCGTTGGTGCGGTCGATGACGAAGAAGAATCCGTTCTTCGGCGCATGCAGCAGCACCTTGCGCGACTTGCCGCCGAGCTTGACGTTGGCCAGGATCATCGACTGCGTGGAGGTGTAGTCCCAGTTGTCGCCGGGCGTCTCCTGGTAGTGCCACACGTACTTGCCGGTGTCGGGGTCGAGCGCAACCACCGAGCCGAGGTACAGGTTGTCGCCGCCCTTGGGGCTGCGCGCCTTGTGCGCCCAGGGCGATCCGTTGCCGGTGCCCACGTACATCAGGTTGAGTTCGGGGTCGAAGGCGAAGCTGTCCCACGCGGTGCCGCCGCCACCGGCCTCCCAGTACTTGCCGCTGGGGTCCCAGGTCTTGGCGGCGCGCGCCATGGATTCGTCTTCGAAGGGTTTGGCCGGATCGCCCGGCACCACGAACCAGCGCCACTTCTGGTCGCCGGTCTTCGCGTCGTAGGCGGTGACGTAGCCGCGCACGCCGTACTCCGCACCGCCGTTGCCGATGATGACCTTGCCCTTGAAGACGCGCGGCGCGCCGGTGATGGTGTAGCTGCCCTTCTGTCCATCGATGGTGTTCTTCTCCCACACCTTCTGGCCCGTGGCCGCGTCGAGCGCGATGAGCCGGCCGTCGTAGGCGGCCACGTAGACGCGGCCTTCGTGCAGCGCCACGCCGCGGTTCACCACGTCGCAGCAGCCCCTGAAGCCTTTGGATTTATCGACCTGCGGATCGAAGGTCCAGAGCTTCTGGCCGGTGCGCGTGTCGATCGCATGCACCACGCTCCACGAGGCGGTGACGTACATGATGCCGTCGACCACCAGCGGCGTGGCTTCCACCCCGCGCGTCGATTCGAGGTCGTACGACCAGACCAGCCCGAGCTGCTTCACGTTGCCCGCATTCACCTGGTCGAGCTTGCTGAAGCGCGACTCGGCGTAGTCGAGGCCGACGCTGGGCCAGTCGGGTGTTTTCTGCGCCGCGTTGGCACGCACGAAGTTGCCGTCGACCTTCTTCACCGCGGTGGCGGCACGGTCCTGCGGACTCTGGGCCGTCGCCATCGATGCGCCCAGGCACAACAATGCGCCGGCCAGCAGATGCAGCCCGGTGGTGGTTTTCTTCATCGTGAGTCTCCTTGTGCTGCAAGGATCGTTTGCGCGGCGCCGGCCTTCATCTTCGGGATTTCCCCAATCGAGCCTTGTTCCATTGCGGAACACATTCGCTGTGGTCCCCGAATCCAGGGAGGCATCGAGCACCATGGCTCACGACATGTTCGACAGGCTGGGCACCGCGGATGCGCCGCGCCAGCTCTTCACCAGCACGCCCGCGGAACGCGTGGCGCTCGCGCGGCGGCAGTTCTTCGAGGAAGGCGTGCGGCCCTCGGGCCTCATCGGCGAGGCGGTGCTGCAGTCGTGGATGCGCTGCACCCGCACCCATGCCGACCGCCAGCGCATCGTGCCCTTCGATGCCGTCACGCCCAGCCGCCTGCACGCCACGCTCGCGCGCAACCGCGAGCTGCTCGATGTGGCCCGGCAGGAGCTCGGGCAGATGGAGCACGCGCTCGCCGGCACCGACTGCCGCGTGATCCTCACCGACCGCGACGGCGTGGTGGTGCACGTCACGCACCAACCCGCCGCCGCGCACCAGCCGGTGCTGCGCAAGAC
This region includes:
- a CDS encoding PQQ-dependent dehydrogenase, methanol/ethanol family, whose protein sequence is MKKTTTGLHLLAGALLCLGASMATAQSPQDRAATAVKKVDGNFVRANAAQKTPDWPSVGLDYAESRFSKLDQVNAGNVKQLGLVWSYDLESTRGVEATPLVVDGIMYVTASWSVVHAIDTRTGQKLWTFDPQVDKSKGFRGCCDVVNRGVALHEGRVYVAAYDGRLIALDAATGQKVWEKNTIDGQKGSYTITGAPRVFKGKVIIGNGGAEYGVRGYVTAYDAKTGDQKWRWFVVPGDPAKPFEDESMARAAKTWDPSGKYWEAGGGGTAWDSFAFDPELNLMYVGTGNGSPWAHKARSPKGGDNLYLGSVVALDPDTGKYVWHYQETPGDNWDYTSTQSMILANVKLGGKSRKVLLHAPKNGFFFVIDRTNGKFISAKNFVEVNWASGYDKNGRPIEIAAARENTKPGDSIPGPFGAHNWHPMSFNPQTGLAYLPAQHVPLNLMDDKDWKFDQNAPGRPHAALGWNTGMFANAEPPKSKPFGRLVAWDPVAQKEAWGVDYASPWNGGTLTTAGNLVFQGTADGRLLAYNAKTGEKLWETPTGTGVVAAPSTYMVDGKQYVSVAVGWGGVYGLAQRATEKQGPGTVYTFAVGGTAKMPDFVQYRMSKLVQGVKYDPAKVQAGTMLYVSNCVFCHGVPGVDRGGNIPNLGYMDSAYIENLDKFILKGPAMARGMPDFTGKLSGEDIESIKAFIQGTADAVRPK
- a CDS encoding helix-turn-helix transcriptional regulator produces the protein MNRPELHDFSMLLVQLYRLSHELPIDAFQDAALELVKPVLPFDASMWGTATTAAEGIDVHTLHLYRKTPEMMMEYDDFKHLDSAAASFFGKGHGTRGFHSKSWWSGPEYAPFLDYVQRYEQNNIFITMDSDPRSNFMHWFSLFRADPDAHCKPEEVDLLASLSPHLMQALAFNRIVHLDRLESGTQAASGSAIGDLRGVLYHADNFFETTLKTEWPSWRGRTLPDALLKHFLRGEAPYSGHAIVVTHRVEQRLLFLKSRMRCRADSLTPRERTIAELLARGDTHKDIAGILSRSPATVRNHIQSIYDKLQVCNVAGLIHELRLAG